In Halobacteriovorax sp. HLS, one DNA window encodes the following:
- a CDS encoding NAD-dependent epimerase/dehydratase family protein, whose amino-acid sequence MQKKSKVVVTGANGHVGNNLVRELVKQGYDVRATVRNINDPKKTKVLKELGVEIVQADLLDKESLVKAFTGCEGLFQIAAGFKMHTKDLDLDVRKPAIDGTINALEAAKEAMIKKIVYTSSVAAIGSSKVNEQKDESHWNDNASEFYAQCKNEAEKLLWKKAKELNLDVVTILPGMIIGPNFYQHTPSTYFFKKLLNGKIPMMLPVSFSYVDVRDVVSAHIKAYETKHSAGRYIACGDLISMKDVMGIFRDHDPSLKLPTKQAPKFLIPLLPCLDAIENKLTGNMRTMTKGVIDDYLNGTVQNFNKKKIKSDLGWQARPINETLIDTLNWIKLNNIP is encoded by the coding sequence ATGCAAAAAAAAAGCAAAGTTGTAGTTACAGGCGCAAATGGGCATGTTGGAAATAATCTTGTAAGAGAACTTGTAAAGCAAGGCTATGATGTTAGGGCCACTGTTAGAAATATTAATGACCCAAAGAAAACAAAAGTTCTAAAGGAACTAGGAGTAGAAATTGTTCAAGCAGACCTTTTAGACAAAGAGTCACTAGTAAAAGCATTCACAGGTTGTGAAGGTCTATTTCAAATTGCAGCGGGTTTTAAGATGCACACAAAAGATCTAGACCTAGATGTAAGAAAGCCAGCTATAGATGGAACAATAAATGCATTAGAGGCCGCAAAAGAAGCAATGATAAAGAAAATTGTCTATACCTCATCAGTTGCAGCGATTGGATCTTCAAAAGTTAATGAACAAAAAGATGAATCTCACTGGAATGACAATGCAAGTGAGTTCTATGCCCAATGTAAAAATGAAGCTGAAAAGCTACTTTGGAAGAAAGCTAAAGAGTTAAACTTAGATGTCGTAACGATACTACCAGGTATGATTATTGGCCCTAACTTCTATCAACATACTCCTTCAACGTACTTCTTTAAAAAGCTACTAAATGGAAAAATACCGATGATGCTCCCAGTTTCGTTTTCGTATGTAGATGTAAGAGATGTTGTTAGTGCTCACATAAAGGCCTATGAGACCAAACACTCTGCAGGTAGATACATAGCTTGCGGTGATTTAATCTCAATGAAAGACGTTATGGGAATATTTAGAGATCACGACCCAAGCCTAAAACTACCAACGAAACAAGCTCCGAAGTTTCTCATCCCTCTCCTTCCATGCTTAGATGCTATTGAAAATAAATTAACGGGAAATATGAGAACAATGACTAAAGGAGTTATTGACGATTACCTTAATGGCACGGTACAAAATTTTAATAAGAAAAAAATAAAAAGTGATCTTGGCTGGCAGGCAAGACCGATTAATGAAACACTTATTGATACACTAAACTGGATAAAACTAAATAATATCCCCTAA
- a CDS encoding LysR family transcriptional regulator, protein MKNRKEFTDFLVVAEYENFSKAADYLGCKQSGLSKSIKRLEQEVGATLFIRGARKLVLTDAGKVFLKHLNDITHLSSKCLTEINSLDTIASGSFHFACHNIFATYLLPTVLKKLTKYPAISISTEFCSSKASVELVNDLSADLCIAINPTKYLDLVITPLWKEFIGLYSIDGKEKEHILYNEEMITAFSTLAEFENTSKTNINDYKVINSILKRNNDFMGLLPSPIAENSKKLKLVKKISKDMNVSLVYRSDRPRSRGFSYLVDVIKSFKR, encoded by the coding sequence ATGAAGAATAGAAAAGAGTTTACAGATTTTCTTGTCGTTGCTGAGTATGAAAACTTCTCTAAGGCCGCGGACTATCTGGGCTGCAAGCAATCTGGACTATCTAAATCGATTAAAAGACTTGAGCAAGAAGTCGGAGCAACTCTATTTATTAGAGGAGCTAGGAAACTTGTTTTAACTGATGCTGGCAAGGTATTTCTAAAACATCTAAATGATATTACGCATCTCTCTTCAAAGTGTTTAACTGAAATTAATTCTTTAGATACGATCGCGAGTGGTTCTTTCCACTTCGCCTGTCATAATATTTTTGCAACATACCTTCTTCCTACAGTATTGAAGAAGCTTACGAAGTACCCTGCCATAAGTATTTCAACAGAGTTCTGTAGTTCTAAAGCTAGTGTTGAACTTGTTAACGACCTAAGTGCAGATCTTTGTATTGCTATTAATCCTACAAAATATCTAGACCTTGTTATTACTCCTCTTTGGAAAGAGTTTATTGGATTGTATTCTATTGATGGCAAAGAGAAGGAACATATTCTATACAACGAAGAAATGATTACAGCATTTAGTACTCTCGCTGAATTCGAAAATACTAGTAAAACAAATATTAATGACTACAAAGTTATTAACTCAATTTTAAAAAGAAATAATGATTTCATGGGTCTTCTACCAAGTCCAATTGCTGAAAATAGCAAGAAGCTAAAACTAGTGAAGAAAATAAGTAAAGATATGAATGTTTCTTTGGTTTATCGATCTGATCGCCCAAGGTCCCGCGGATTCTCTTATTTAGTTGACGTCATTAAATCTTTCAAGAGATAA
- a CDS encoding YceI family protein codes for MKLFFILVLMINTTYAATMNMKINFNASTNVPGMNISGEALQEISGNIELTDKKINKVNVSFESTSLTTGMQLRDEHLHKMLKKSKLEFINTSECLFEDSKCEMEGTFSIAYKKIKSKFLITREGETLLCSIIIKLSDLFLKKPSFAGVSVNDEVNVTIEGTVK; via the coding sequence ATGAAATTGTTTTTTATTTTAGTTTTAATGATTAATACAACTTATGCAGCAACTATGAATATGAAAATCAATTTCAATGCTTCTACTAATGTACCTGGTATGAATATCAGCGGAGAGGCCCTACAAGAAATAAGCGGGAATATTGAATTAACTGATAAAAAGATTAATAAAGTTAATGTTTCATTTGAGTCAACTTCATTAACAACTGGAATGCAATTAAGAGATGAACATCTGCACAAGATGTTAAAAAAATCAAAATTGGAATTTATAAATACTTCTGAATGTCTATTTGAGGATTCAAAGTGCGAGATGGAAGGAACTTTTAGTATTGCATATAAAAAAATCAAATCTAAATTCTTAATTACTAGAGAAGGAGAAACTCTTTTATGCTCAATCATAATTAAGCTTAGTGACTTATTTCTAAAGAAACCAAGCTTTGCAGGAGTTAGCGTTAATGACGAGGTAAATGTCACAATAGAAGGTACAGTGAAATGA
- a CDS encoding DUF4266 domain-containing protein — MKLIFCILFISVSSCANVEQIDRGLLSKKIMQLDPHPEESVFRNEVRSFREGAIGGSEAVGGGCGCN, encoded by the coding sequence ATGAAGTTGATATTTTGCATCTTGTTTATCTCAGTGTCGTCATGTGCGAATGTAGAACAAATTGATAGAGGTCTATTGTCGAAAAAAATTATGCAACTTGACCCCCACCCTGAAGAGTCTGTTTTCAGGAATGAAGTGAGAAGTTTTAGAGAAGGTGCAATTGGTGGAAGTGAAGCCGTTGGTGGTGGTTGTGGTTGTAATTAA
- a CDS encoding DUF3570 domain-containing protein, producing MVVIKFLKNNWKEIFLAFLTLQNAFAEMMEKGKTRVKKVFNLYHQNSNDGRQVIDGTGREEANVIEPMVFIEHQITEDTAINGRVVFDAWTAASDTKLDNYTGASGTPIMGQTRVAANVGVQSEKKVLANRWTYGANLGFSSEYDYRSLNGSLNISRSFAKDNFTLGVSVQYFLDEVDLFQDLSNPQNAVISTGLERKIFATSLTASQILTIRDIVQFGVTFARASGVLESTASTVDISGVRAVESLPDTRSRYALSSKWVHGLSQTSSINLSYRYYWDQWDLTSHTFRGAYLFDIEEDESYIEIFGRVHDQSSVEFYADNFSQAQTNMTSDSDLQEFTSYETGIFYESSLEDRKVFGFDLEDVNISHSIVGGYRTNGMRYGYYQMGLNYSF from the coding sequence GTGGTTGTAATTAAGTTTTTAAAAAATAACTGGAAAGAAATATTTCTAGCTTTTTTAACACTACAGAACGCTTTTGCTGAAATGATGGAGAAGGGGAAAACAAGAGTTAAGAAGGTTTTCAATCTTTATCACCAAAATAGTAATGATGGAAGACAGGTCATAGATGGTACAGGTCGTGAAGAAGCTAATGTAATTGAACCTATGGTCTTTATCGAACATCAAATTACAGAAGATACTGCAATTAATGGAAGAGTTGTCTTTGATGCCTGGACTGCTGCAAGTGATACGAAACTTGATAACTATACTGGTGCAAGTGGAACACCAATTATGGGCCAAACGAGAGTCGCAGCTAACGTAGGTGTTCAAAGTGAGAAAAAGGTTTTAGCAAATAGATGGACTTATGGTGCTAATCTTGGATTTTCTAGTGAGTATGATTATCGATCATTAAATGGAAGTTTGAATATTTCAAGGTCGTTTGCCAAAGATAATTTTACTCTCGGAGTTAGTGTTCAATATTTCTTAGACGAAGTGGACCTATTTCAAGATTTATCAAACCCACAAAACGCTGTGATATCGACAGGGCTTGAGCGTAAGATATTTGCTACAAGCCTAACTGCAAGTCAAATCCTAACGATAAGAGATATTGTTCAATTTGGAGTTACTTTTGCGCGAGCTTCGGGAGTTCTTGAGTCTACAGCAAGTACTGTTGATATCTCAGGAGTTAGAGCAGTTGAGAGCTTACCAGATACAAGAAGTCGTTATGCACTTTCCTCTAAGTGGGTGCATGGACTAAGCCAAACAAGTTCTATTAATTTAAGTTATCGCTACTATTGGGATCAGTGGGATTTAACGTCTCATACATTTAGAGGTGCTTACTTATTTGATATCGAAGAGGATGAGTCTTATATAGAAATCTTTGGGCGTGTTCACGATCAGAGCTCTGTTGAATTCTATGCCGATAATTTTAGTCAGGCTCAAACTAATATGACAAGTGACTCAGACCTACAAGAATTTACAAGTTATGAAACGGGGATCTTTTACGAATCATCACTTGAAGATCGAAAAGTATTTGGTTTTGATCTTGAAGATGTAAACATCTCGCATAGTATTGTTGGTGGTTATCGTACAAACGGTATGCGCTATGGTTACTATCAAATGGGATTAAATTACAGTTTTTAG
- a CDS encoding TlpA disulfide reductase family protein, which yields MNKVLLIVLLVLVFSLELSAKTLQSFSLPVYKQEKSFTYKAGKKTLINFWASWCTSCIQEIPILEELKRKNPNVTFIAINAGDSQKKIKKFLKKTGFSYTVLMDKSKKVSKEMGILSLPQTIVVDENGNIFFHENIPPESL from the coding sequence ATGAATAAAGTACTTTTAATAGTTTTATTAGTTTTAGTATTCAGTCTTGAACTCAGTGCAAAAACTCTTCAAAGCTTTTCATTACCAGTTTATAAACAAGAAAAATCTTTTACGTACAAAGCAGGAAAAAAGACCCTTATTAATTTTTGGGCCAGTTGGTGTACAAGTTGCATCCAAGAGATACCTATTTTAGAAGAGCTTAAAAGAAAGAATCCAAATGTCACTTTTATCGCGATTAATGCAGGAGATAGTCAGAAGAAGATTAAAAAATTTCTTAAAAAAACAGGGTTCTCTTACACCGTTTTGATGGATAAATCTAAGAAGGTCTCAAAAGAGATGGGGATTTTAAGCCTTCCTCAGACAATTGTTGTTGATGAAAACGGCAACATTTTTTTTCATGAGAATATCCCTCCAGAGTCACTATGA
- a CDS encoding FAD:protein FMN transferase has product MNNLCELSFKAMGGTFTYKGYLESSMSKEKAIALFKDAHNEVLRIEKKFTEFAPSLITKINDSAGCDKVSIDDELIYLLEKSGDYFKKSKGLFDPTYASYLSVWRQKEKLGLLEKHRLKALVDFSRVQINLDDKTIYLPFKDQKIGLGGIGKGYAVDRAFNFLKENGFRNFSVNGSGDMRVHSSENAPRKWKVGIRNPFSMDSSKSAGIVQIANGSVSTSGSYIQNKNDNLRDHHIVAKQYDETIPVSVTVVADTCMDTDVWATISMAQGIADSLKSLNEQNIFGVLIDSSGTSHLSNKAMAQFGL; this is encoded by the coding sequence ATGAATAATTTATGTGAACTCTCTTTTAAGGCTATGGGCGGGACTTTTACTTATAAAGGCTATCTTGAAAGTAGTATGTCAAAAGAAAAGGCGATAGCTCTTTTTAAAGATGCTCACAATGAAGTTTTAAGAATTGAAAAAAAGTTTACTGAGTTTGCTCCTTCTTTGATTACAAAGATAAATGACTCGGCTGGATGTGATAAAGTTTCAATTGATGATGAACTCATCTACCTTCTTGAAAAAAGTGGAGATTACTTTAAGAAGTCTAAAGGTCTATTTGATCCAACTTACGCTAGTTACTTGAGTGTATGGCGACAAAAAGAAAAACTTGGATTATTAGAGAAGCACAGACTTAAAGCTCTCGTTGATTTTTCTAGAGTTCAAATTAATTTGGATGACAAAACTATTTATCTGCCTTTTAAAGATCAAAAAATTGGATTAGGTGGTATTGGTAAAGGATATGCTGTTGATAGAGCATTTAATTTTTTAAAAGAAAATGGGTTTAGAAACTTCTCAGTTAACGGATCTGGAGATATGAGGGTTCACTCATCTGAAAACGCACCAAGAAAGTGGAAAGTTGGAATTAGAAACCCTTTTTCAATGGATAGCAGTAAGTCCGCAGGTATAGTTCAAATTGCTAATGGGAGCGTTTCTACGTCAGGTTCATATATTCAGAATAAAAATGATAATTTAAGAGATCACCATATCGTAGCAAAACAATATGACGAAACAATTCCAGTAAGTGTTACAGTTGTTGCTGATACTTGTATGGATACAGATGTTTGGGCAACAATTTCTATGGCCCAAGGAATAGCAGATAGTTTGAAGTCGCTCAATGAACAAAATATTTTTGGAGTTCTTATAGACTCTAGTGGGACATCTCATTTATCAAATAAGGCAATGGCACAGTTTGGTTTATGA
- a CDS encoding ankyrin repeat domain-containing protein, which translates to MRYVLTLALLITTTTSFAKWDFTDLDEAFDVFYRALGDSRFDADPEFLEKYLTYSNRSEGRVGGLNPDFNYGDEERMTLLGEALKAPITKKRSQVIDLLIKYGADLDWLLEGKVSQKGKKWAFTSDFEFCQQLIYRIDGYNNKEYRSIELIKKITSYSSRKLGIKGGLHPQYSCLGGEFDEYNSTFLHWMAGGYENDYEATKVLIRNFGIKTDHVNNFGYTPLYMQVSKNNFGAVRALVEGGADVNFVQKVPNKVVTPILEVTSLTDQNKLDIFLYLVKNGAKLHMDWSSAYGKCTLFYRLIHTVYHSPEEEDRVISIAFRAMKERNYKFKMCDDESDYDYSRYYRDL; encoded by the coding sequence ATGAGATACGTTCTAACCCTGGCACTATTAATCACCACTACTACATCTTTTGCAAAATGGGACTTCACAGACCTAGACGAGGCCTTTGACGTTTTCTACAGAGCGCTTGGCGACAGTCGATTTGATGCTGACCCAGAGTTTCTAGAAAAGTATCTAACATACTCTAATCGTTCGGAAGGGCGTGTCGGAGGATTGAACCCAGACTTTAATTATGGAGACGAGGAGAGAATGACTCTCTTAGGAGAGGCCCTCAAAGCTCCAATCACTAAGAAGAGATCTCAGGTTATAGATCTACTCATTAAGTATGGCGCTGATCTCGATTGGCTACTTGAGGGAAAGGTTTCTCAAAAAGGTAAGAAATGGGCCTTTACAAGTGATTTTGAGTTCTGTCAGCAATTGATTTACCGTATAGATGGTTATAATAATAAAGAGTACCGCTCAATTGAATTAATTAAAAAGATCACTTCTTACTCTTCAAGAAAATTAGGCATCAAAGGGGGATTGCATCCTCAGTATAGTTGCCTGGGCGGAGAGTTTGATGAGTACAATAGCACCTTCTTGCATTGGATGGCAGGGGGTTATGAAAATGACTATGAAGCGACAAAGGTCTTAATTAGAAATTTTGGAATTAAGACTGATCACGTCAATAATTTTGGCTACACTCCTCTCTATATGCAAGTCTCTAAGAATAATTTTGGAGCTGTTAGGGCCCTTGTTGAAGGTGGAGCTGACGTAAATTTTGTTCAAAAAGTGCCAAATAAAGTTGTGACTCCCATATTAGAGGTGACTAGTCTGACTGATCAGAATAAATTAGATATTTTTCTTTACTTGGTAAAAAATGGAGCAAAACTACATATGGATTGGAGTAGCGCTTATGGAAAGTGTACTCTATTCTATCGCCTGATTCACACTGTCTACCATAGCCCAGAGGAGGAAGATCGCGTGATTTCAATAGCTTTTAGAGCAATGAAAGAAAGAAATTATAAATTCAAGATGTGCGATGATGAATCAGATTACGACTATTCTCGCTACTATAGAGATCTCTAG
- a CDS encoding peptide chain release factor 3, protein MNQIQPRCTFAIISHPDAGKTTMTEKLLWFGRVVRDAGMVKSKHGNYAKSDWMEMEKERGISITSSVMSFPYNDRAMHLLDTPGHKDFSEDTYRTLTAVESVLMMIDSAKGVEEQTKKLMEVCRLRDTPIVTFMNKFDRDAINPFELIDNVEEICSIQCVPMTWPVGSGVDFKGVYDIKSKTIRSFSEGNDPDKARVIDASDLRSAEVVDYVGNALIDQLEEDLEMIAAMMPTFDEEEFLAGIMTPVFFGTALHNFGVKETLDMISTKSPGPGPREVKLSPFDENAKVRTLDPKEKTFSGFIFKIQANMDKKHRDRVAFMRVCSGVFTRNTKIHHVRTGKDIKIPSPLIFQAQDREITETAYAGDIIGLHDTGKFQIGDTFSDGEKIEFTGIPNFAPEIFRKVILKDPMKAKQLDKGLQQLSEEGTVQLFKRHTTPEKILGAVGVLQFEVVKHRLETEYGVRGEYEGYGFVGVRWLKFKNDHQRELFIQKNGNNIVYDNKDRTCFAVRSEWDLKLVMEKNEDVEFFSTSDYKKGH, encoded by the coding sequence ATGAATCAAATACAGCCACGATGTACCTTCGCCATCATTTCTCACCCCGATGCAGGTAAAACAACAATGACGGAGAAACTTCTGTGGTTCGGACGCGTTGTTAGAGATGCAGGTATGGTTAAATCAAAGCATGGAAACTACGCAAAGTCAGATTGGATGGAAATGGAAAAAGAAAGAGGGATTTCAATTACTTCTTCCGTTATGTCTTTTCCTTATAATGATCGTGCCATGCACTTACTAGATACGCCAGGACATAAAGACTTCTCTGAAGATACCTACAGGACTTTAACTGCAGTAGAGTCCGTTCTTATGATGATCGATTCTGCAAAGGGTGTGGAAGAGCAAACTAAGAAGCTTATGGAAGTTTGTCGCCTACGTGATACCCCTATTGTGACGTTTATGAATAAGTTCGACCGTGATGCTATTAACCCATTTGAATTGATCGATAATGTTGAAGAAATTTGTTCTATTCAATGCGTGCCAATGACATGGCCAGTTGGAAGTGGTGTGGACTTCAAGGGTGTTTACGATATTAAATCTAAGACCATTAGAAGTTTCTCAGAAGGAAATGATCCAGACAAGGCAAGGGTTATCGATGCAAGTGATCTAAGATCAGCCGAAGTTGTCGACTATGTAGGAAATGCTCTCATCGATCAACTTGAAGAAGACCTAGAGATGATTGCGGCCATGATGCCAACATTTGATGAAGAAGAGTTTCTTGCAGGAATCATGACTCCAGTTTTCTTTGGTACTGCCCTTCATAACTTTGGTGTAAAAGAAACATTAGATATGATCTCAACGAAATCACCTGGACCAGGGCCAAGAGAAGTTAAACTTTCTCCTTTTGATGAAAATGCAAAAGTAAGAACTCTTGATCCAAAAGAGAAAACGTTCTCAGGTTTTATTTTTAAAATTCAAGCAAATATGGACAAGAAGCACAGAGATAGAGTTGCTTTCATGAGAGTTTGTTCAGGAGTCTTTACAAGAAATACAAAGATACATCATGTTAGAACTGGAAAAGATATTAAAATACCTTCTCCACTTATTTTCCAAGCTCAAGATAGAGAGATAACTGAAACTGCCTATGCTGGAGATATTATCGGTCTTCACGACACAGGTAAGTTTCAAATTGGAGATACATTCTCAGATGGAGAGAAAATCGAATTCACAGGTATTCCTAACTTTGCGCCAGAAATCTTTAGAAAAGTGATTCTAAAAGATCCTATGAAGGCAAAGCAGCTTGATAAGGGACTTCAGCAATTATCTGAAGAAGGAACAGTTCAATTATTTAAGCGTCACACTACTCCTGAGAAAATTCTTGGAGCTGTTGGAGTTCTTCAATTTGAAGTTGTTAAGCACAGACTTGAGACGGAATACGGCGTTCGAGGGGAATATGAAGGCTATGGTTTTGTTGGAGTAAGATGGCTTAAGTTTAAAAATGATCATCAAAGAGAGCTCTTTATACAAAAGAATGGTAATAATATTGTCTATGA